TATTCTACACCTTATGAAAAAAAGTGATCTCCATCTTTGAACGCTTATAATATCCTTAGAACTGACCCATCTGATGTTGGATCATTTGCAGTTTTTCATTTGACAGTTTCACCTCTTTCCAGGCGTCAACAGGAGGCAGAATTAGAATTAGTGGAGGAAGAAACTACAAAGAGGGTAGCGGAGGCAATTCAGAAGAAAGTTGAGGAGAGATTGTATTCTGTGGAACTGAACCTTGAAATAGAGGAGCTCCTAAAGGAAGGTAGGAAGAAACTTGTTTCTGAGGTTGCAGCTCAActcgaaaaagaaaaggaaTCTACTCTTGCAGAAGCTCGTCAGAAAGAGGTATGCTTATATTCTTCAGTTGACTGAAAATGAACATTTCTATGCTGCCACCCTTCGGGGGGATGGAAAGCTCCTCCCCGGATTGCCTGGTAAGCTAGCCAGCTGTGAACCTTGTTATTTATCTTTCCTTTTTAAGGTAGGTATATAACGAATGTACCTTAGTCATCCCTTATTGTCCCCCTACTTTTCGAAATCTGGCTTAATACACTTATTTAAAAAGGGGTAAAAATCGCTCTTTGCGGCAAAGATACTACTAATGCATTTGATCTGATCGTTCTTgatgtaatttactcaattcACATAATTGTGTGATACTTGATCAACAGTATTCAGAAATTCAATTTGACTCGGTTGATGCATCCAGGTGTATTTTGTGATCTTTTACATTTGCATGCGACTATTCTTTGACTTTGTTTACTAGTAAAGTGTGTAATTCTAATACACGAGCGTATATAGGAACAAACAAGACGAGAAAAACAAGAGCTGGAACAATTACTGGAAGAGAACAGGAGGAAGGTGGAAGAATCTCAAAGAAGAGAAGCATCAGAGCAGCAGATAAGAGAAGAGGAGCGCTATGAAGAATTGGTGGAGCTCCAACGGAAGAAAGAAGAGGCTCTGCGAAGGAAAAAAAAGCAAGAAGAGGAGGAACGGGCGAATCAAATGAAATTGTTGGGCAAGAACAAATCTCGACCTAAGTTGTCATTTGCCCTAGGTTTGAAATGATATGATTTCTCGGGTCTGTGATAATGTCTGTCCTGTGTATTTTCACCGTCTAATGGTGAAAAATAGACATTGAGGATAAGCCCGTGCCACCTCAGCATTTCCCTTTTTATATGAAGTATTCTATGTGCTGGTTTGAAGTAATTTGGGGGGAAATCTATGTAGAATATTGACTCATCATCCTTCTATATCGATTATTTATATAAAGTTTTCTCCCCTTTTTGGGTGTGGTTAAAAAATTGTGTTGGTTTCAAGATTGGATGTTTTTGGGGTTAACTTTGTTCTTTTTGAGGGTGTCTTTTACGACAGTAAACAGGGGATTATTTCACCCTACCTGTACAGGCAGTGCCTGCAGATGTAGATCCAAATGTCAGAATTTTTTCTggcttaatttttaattttttttaattttttttttccccatGATATGAATCTCATCCCTTGATTCTGGGTGTGGGCACTACCCCTacacccaggatcgaacctaCCGTAAACAGGATGGTTTCGATACTCGGCCTTGGATGGATTTAGAGATTTATCAGGTGGGATTTGATGAACTGGAAGAGGTAAACAAGATTGAGGGCCAATGGAAGATCTTTCATACACTTTTGTTTGAAAATCTATGGTTTCTCTTACGAAAACATCGCTGATTTCAACATGCTCTATGAAATGAGCTGCTGGAACCCTTAAATTTTTTGCAGGTGGGAGATGGCATGAAGAGTCTGTAAGGTGAATGCCAAGGGATTTTGAAGAGAAAATATACAAGGAAGAGTAATGCGCTGATTGATGCCAAGATTTGAGAGGCAGAAATGGGGATAAAGGAGAGTGCCGTTTCAATCACCTTTTTTTgaagcttataaataaatatatcaaataGCTAGCTACAAATTAGTTTCTTGATCTAAATCCAATTTGCATGAAATTTGATTAGTAATTGATCGAACTACTTTATTTTAAACTATGGAGCTCGCAACGTCTATCTTTTGATGTGCATTAAATACGTCACATGCTAATGTAGTTATCTACAAATTACGTTAAGTAAATCGCGCTAACGAACTTTCTGTTATTGATTTGCTTGAAATATTGTTGGTCAAAAAAGCGAACTAATGATTATTGACCAACTTGGATCATCAAACTAGTCTTTTAAGTTTTTGATAGTTCGAAtggacaaaataaaataaaattggatAATTCGATTTATAGACTATCTTggagattttattttaaaaaaattacattaaatCTCAATAGTTCAATTTAAATGAACCTTCTGAATTAGGGCCAGACGCTTGAGGCCCAATCTTTATACGCACACACATGGGGAGATCGAGGCGCGAAATCTCTTTCATGGTCAAAAATGTCGAAATTTGAATACCCCAGGCTCCCTCGCCACGAAATCATCGCGGTTCTGGCCGAGAACCAAATCGCCGCCGTCTCCGAAGCCGACCTCCTCCACCCCGATCCCGACTTCATCTGCAATGTCTACACCCACATCCTTGTCCATGTCGATGCTCTACTGTTAGCAAATGCAAAACCTAAATCTTAATAAGttgtttttttatatttgtagtagattttttattatttactttGAGACAGTTACGTTTACTGGTAGACTGTTTTTACTATGGAATTGAAGGTTTATTTTGGACTTTCTTTCAAAATTTGTTCGAATTTTATCAATTTCTGTTCCACCAATCCGATTTGGTGAATTAAACGCGATACTAGGATAAGAGAGTGTTTTGTACGAGGAAATTATGTCTTCTGCCTATGGGATTTTATATTTTTCGCAACATTCAAATTCACAGGGAAGATTATGGGCAGATGGAGTTTGGTGCTCTTGAGCAGTTGGAAAATCCAGACACCCATGTCCATTCGATTCAGCTCATGAATTTGTACAACAAGATTCGAGAGCTCGTGACCGCCATCAACTGCCCCAAATCCTTCACGCCAAAGGACTTGATAAAGCCAGAGCCCGATCGCACCGAGCACTTTCTCAGTGCACTGCTCAATTTCTATCTCCATAGGTGACAAAAGAAATCTAGGTTCTTCGACTGGTGTTTTTTCTTTCAGAAAATGGACCATCTTTCTAGTTTCTCATTTTACGTTTTGTGATGCAGAGAGACTAAGATAAATCTATTGAATCCTCTTGGAAGTGATTTTAATCTTTTTGAAGAGCGTAAACTAGCTGCGGAAGCAAGAATTTCCCAGGTACTCGAGTGAGTGTGTATCTAGCCTTCCCGCTTTGTTCTAGTGTGGTTTTTTTCCCCTGTTATTCCAATTTGAATTATTTCTTAATATCCCACATCAGTTGAATGCGGAGATATCAGAATGCGAGGAGTCTAGACAAAAGGAGTTGCCACTTGTTCAAGAAGTAAACTCTAAAGTCAATGAATTGCGTCAGAATGTTTCAAGTCTTAATACTCACCAAAGGTCCTTGAAGGCTTCTACTAAAAAATTGAAGGATAAGGCCAAAGAAAGTGATGAGAAGGTTTGACTGTTGATGTAATGTTTATCTATCTTTTTTTGGAAGTTCTAATTTCATGCCAAGATTCTGgttgtttgatatgaattttcgtTTTCTTCAAATAATATAAGTTACATGCATGGCCAGTAtgatttcgattttttttacATTTGACAGATCTCTAATGCTGAATTCGCATTGGTCCAATGTGTCCAAGAAAATGCAAATTTACGATCTAAAATAGTCCAGTCACCGGACAAGCTTCAGGTATGAATCTTTTTCTTGCCGTCTAAACATGTGGAGTTCTGCAGCCAGATTCAGGGAACACATGATTTCTATAAGAGATTGCTAGAAATTTTTATCCGGGCTCCACTCATTCAGGACAAAAATAATCCGGACAAAACACTTTAGCGGATCCTTCCTGTAGGAGAATGGGGTAGCTATACTTGGGCTGCGTGATGCAGGATGAGGTTGACGAAGACCCTGCAACTCTCTTGGAATTTTTTTCTATTTGGCACAATTGCACAAATGATGCTTGAAAGGACATAAGAGTATTGATAGTGGTGCTGCCATTTACTGTGTCGTGTCTTTGTCTGTATAGTCTTATCGTTAACTTTGCTTAGTCAGAGGTCCTCACTCCGGATGATATTAAGTAAAGCAGAATGATGTTTAGTGGTGTGGAATGAGAAATGTTCTCATGCATTGAAGGATTTAACACGAAAACCATGCACCAATTTTTCCTAGACATTATCATCTGTTGTGGCCTTGAGCTGTTGCCATGTGGCTTCTGAGAGTTCTGAACACGTTTTCCTTGTGCCATTTTACATATTAGCCTATTTTTGGAAGCTTTCTTCTACGTTTATCTTGAATCATggatatttttaataaaaagtgtTACTTGTGATTAAGCATGACATGATCATTCCTCATCCTGAATTTGAGCTCTCCTCTTTTATATATGTACATTAATCATTTTATTGAAGACCTTCAGTATAAAGTTTTTTTGAAGATATTGCCTAAATGGAAATTATTTGTGTGTTCCCCTTGTCTTATTTACCGTACTCATCCTTCTTGTTTCCTTTCCCTCGTCTAATCTACCATTTACCATGCTCATCATTCTTGACGAAATGAGATTCAATTGGGATGGTTGCATTGCATTTATTTTAACCTTACATTTTCATCCGTTGGTTTGGcttcattatttttattttatcactAATTCATTTCTTTAAATGACAGAGGGCTGTAGAAGAGAAAAAGTTGATTAAAACTGAAACAAAAGATGCTGAAAGAGCAGCGATTCAATTGTATCGGGATAAGACTACTATGGTTGAGGCATATTCTAAggtatttttcattttaatattaaattgcATATGTGACCTTGATACTCACGTGTATGTTTGCTTGCTGGCATTTTATAAATTgttaatttatgattttagttcctttttgaaaaaaattaccTGATCAATAGTAATCAAATGACCGTCAGGCTTGCAAGAAATTGTATAAGCACTTGGCTCAGATGCAAGCCATACAGGAGCAGGTTTGTCAATACTTCATCTAATCTTTGCATCAATGATATTCTTGTTCTCCTCCCTTCAATTGTTTTTCTTCATTAATGGTTGAGAAATCCAAAGGACAAGACCAAAATACTTTCCTTCCCACAGGACAAATGCAATCTCTTATTTTGATGTGAAATTTTTAGTCTTTGCTATCTTGGCCTTTAACAGGTGAACTCTGGCAAGACAGTTGAGAAAGATGTGAAGGTTCTCAAAAGTAAGCTCGGTGATGATGGAGTGTTAAATAAGTCGCTTGAAGCCAAACTTGTTGAATTGCAAGCAAAAGGTAGCGATGGTTTGACTAATTTGAATTGTTGTGTTCTGTACTTCATGTGGTTTCTAAGTCGAAAATGTTTTCCAGTGGACCAGTCGAAAGAAAATAAAAGGCAGCTTGAGAAGGAGAGAGCTCTTAACCATGAGGAGGTAGGCAAAGAATTAAGTAATGTGAAGTTGGAAGTTGAATCAAACAGACGTGATTTGGAATCAAGACAAAGACAAGTAGAGCTCATGGTCGCTGAGGTATTATTAATGTTTTACTTTTCTAGTTCAGTCAGTATACCAATAAAGTGGTTCTGAGTGTCAATGCTTAATTGCCTCGGAGTTTTTTCAGGCAGATGCTATAGTTTCAAAGATCAGTTCTGTTAAGGAGGATGATGGAGCTAAAATGCAAGAATTAAGCCAAAAATATGATGAAATTTTGACCGAGGTACAAGATACTCTTATGTTTAAACTGATGCATCTGTTATTTATATCTTTCTACTGCTTTTGTTTCCGGTAAAAGATTATACAAAACGATACACCACATCTTTCATAAACCAAGTGGTTTGTCGCAACCCCGATGCAAATCCATCTATCATTAATGCAGAATATAACTCAACACTTCTGGAAATAAACTAGGCTACTCTACCGTACATCACCTGATGCGGCATTGTTTCGTCGCGATTAATAaggatttttaaatatattttcatttCCACTTTTATTTTTGCACATCTAACTGCTTATTACGCCACATAATTGTCTGTGCAGTTCTATCGTTACTCAAAATTGATAAGCAACTTGCTGCCTGCCCCTGAATGAATATATTCTGCAGTAGTTTCTTCGATGGAGTCTTACACATAACTGTACTTTCACTGAAGCTTGTTCTTGGTGCAACTTGTTCTTGTGTTTCTCTGCTGGCCAATATCGTAGGAATCGGTTTCACGCCCATATTAGATTTATTTAGAGCTCTTGAATTCAGGACATTTGTCGGACAATATTACACTCTCATCGAGCTAAATTGTGGAACTATTTATGTTAGAGTTCTATATATCTTTGGTTTAACAAATATAGCTGTTTTATGCTATTTAATAGATTAGAATTCTGCTCATATTTCGATCAATGTTatttacatatattttttaCTGCTGACCCTCCGGTTTAAGTGGAAAATAAGTACTTTTACAATTAAGATTGATTTTAACTTGAGAATAAAAAAGATATATGAGAAGTtttttggtaagacgatctcacgaatttttatatgtgagacatgttaattttaccgatattcacaataaaaaataataatcttaaaataaaaaataatattttttttatgtattacctaaataagatatctgtcttacAAAAAACGACTCGTGAAAACATCTCAAAAATTTTTTTGCCAAAAGAGGATATGGggaaaagttttaaaaattgaatatatatgtctcaaaattttaattagaaacaaaaaaatataaatttcgaattttgaCTATCGATGCAATATTCAAAAAATATAACTACCGTGCTACAAGGTTACttgttattttttcaaaaaaaaaaaattatttgtaaatattatatatatatatatctacttCTACTATACTAAAAGAGGGAATAAGTTGTATTTGGCCAGTTTCTTTGCGGTTCCCGGTTAAAAGCCCAAACACGTGTCGTGCGTTTGTTTCTCTGATAATCAATATGTTGTGCTGTCGTTAGTAGGTCAATCGGTTCTACCCACCTTCTCAACCTTTTCACCGGTGTCTTTTTGCTTCTGTTTTTCTTCGGTTCTTGCATTTTTTGTTAAGACTTTTCTCAGATCTCCATCTGCTTGTTCTTCTTCCTCCTCGAAATTTTCTTCCTCCCCGATCGAGGGCCAAAAAAACATCGACAGGTGCGTAATCTCCTTCGTTCTCTTTGGCTTCGATTATGTTGTTCTTCATATGTTTTTCCCCTCTTGTAAAGCCAGGAAATGTCAACTGATGCGTAATTCCCTTCGTTCTctttggttttgattatgttgTTCTTCATGTGTTTTTCCCCTCTTGTAGGTATATTAATAACGTCAACAGGTGCGTGATTCCCTTCATTCTATTCGTCTTTGATTATGTTGCTCTTCATGTTCTTTTCCCCTATTTTATCTGTATTGCTCGTGTTTTGTGTTGGAGGAAACGTGGACAGCTGTTTTATCACTTGCGTTCTGTGAGGTTTTGCTCATGCTTTTCTTCATGTGTTTTTCCCTTATTGTAGCTATATTAATCGTGTTGGAAAGTGCCAGTCGGTGACTCGGAATGACTTGTTTTGGTGTTGTTTTTTCTGTGTCTCTGTAGAGAACCTTCGTTTCTCCTTTGCTTGCGCGAAGGTCCATTAGTTTTTCATTGTTGCGACTTGCGACTTTCGGTATTCAATTGAAATGCTAAAGGAAATAATTTGGTGTATCTTTGCCTAGACAATTAAAGgtttctttgaattttttttgagtTGCTTTGCTTCTCATTTTCTATTAACTATGTCCTACTTGGTTTTAGTTTTGGTTTGCCTTTGTTTTGGGGATGTGGATGTCTATACTGATCATTAAATTAGGCTGTTGTTATGTTCTTGTATAGATTCATTTTGGTTTTGCTATATGTACAGAAACAAATTGCTTTCAGCAAGAATCTTCAGCAATTTAAATTTATGGCACGATGATTTTTATAGTTGCGTCGTCTTCGCTTGCCACAAATTTTATCTCCAGGCTCTCCCCATATATTTGGATAAAATATTTCATCCTGCCGTTGCGGTCATTCTCTCGGTAACATTTGTTATTGCTTTCGGTGAGGTACGTTTAGTTCTATACTTTATGTGAACATAATTGTTGGGCTAGAAGTGAGAATCCTTACTTTTGCTTTGATTGAATAGATTATTCCTCAAGAAGTGTGCTCTAGATATGGGCTGGCTGTGGGCGCAAATTGTGTATGGCTCGTGCGTGTCTTGATGATAATTTGCTTTCCAATCGCTTACCCTGTAGGGAAGGTACAGTTTACTAAAACAATTTAGTTTTATTGATTGGTCACAACTAATAGCAAGACACATTTGTTTTATATAGCTGGAATATTCACGGATATAGTTGGATTTAACCATCTGACAGGATTGGAGTTTGTCTATTGTCCCCTTCAATTATTATCTCCAGTATATTCGCAACGGTTGTGActtgatgtttgtttatattttgttttgttcAGATTCTGGATAGCGCGCGTTTTGGGCCACCACGGCGTTTTGTTTAGGTGACCTCAATTGAAAGCATTGGTATCTATCCATGGCCAGGAGGTATTTTACCTAAAGGCTACATTTGGACAGACGTattagcatttaaaatcaaggTATTTGAAAATGCATTGATTTGAAACGACATGAAGTTTAAAGTAATTTCCAAGTTTGTATAAAGAATGTTAGACTAAAACGTGGAATTTGAATGTTTGCCCTATCTATCATACAAAATGGATTTTAGATGTATATTTGGAATCCACTCAGTCCAAATTCATATATCCAAACACAAGCCAAGAGTAATGGCAACTAAATATGTTGTAAGCCCCACTATTCAATATTCTTGACCAAAATACATGTTTAAAGGTCAAAAGTTTGTTTTCAAATTTGCTGTAAAGATATTCATCTTGTGTCTTTGATCAGTATCATTTCATGGTTTATTTTGGTTGATATTATGAAGGCAGGTAAATGGGGTGAACTTACTCACAATGAAACAACTATAATAAGTGAGAGCTCTAAATTTGACTGAAAAGGTATGTTCAGGTGGGGAAGAGCTCTAAATTTGACTGAAAAGGTATGTACAAGTGGGGAAGGATCATTTCATAATATCTTTTCCccctttttttttctctccCTGAAATGCTTATCTACCCATTTTTCCTTTTCTCATTTGAGCATGTACCGGAGATGGACAATGCATATACTTATGGTGCTATAAACACATACCTTTTGCATAATAACTGTGAAGAAATATTGAGGTGATTTCTTATATTCGCAGACAGCAGAGGAGGCCGTGACACCGATTGAATCGACTTTCTCTCTTGATGTCAGTTCAAAATTGGATTGGTAAGTTTGATTCTAATCTGGTCCATTtaccattaaaaaaaatacatatctACTCCCCCAAATACCAATTATGAATCGTGAGCATGGGCATTTAAAGATGGTCGTTTCCCCCGAAATCTTgggtttcttcttcttctgttgTTATTTGGAGTATGGATTCTTTTGGGCGAGTGAAAGAGATTTGGGGGATGGTAATTGGGCTTTTGGAATTGATTTGGATTGATTAGATTCCaatataaaatttaagaaaTTGTTATTATCGATTCTCTTGATTTTGTTATAATCATCAGCCTCGTTATTGATgggaaatattataaaataagcACTCATAATATCTATCACAGTCTTCATAATCTTATATTGATTTGTGATAATCACAATAACATCGAATTCGaccttttttatttttgtagttTTATATGTGAATAAAAAATGAGCCACTCGGCTTGATTTCCGTAGAAGAATTTTCATGGTACTATTTtatttctcatttcatgtcaaTGTAGAAGAACTGCTACCAGAGGTGATTTGCGTTAGCAGTGATCTAAATGTAAACTGTGGTTGATTAAAATTGATACTCTTTCTGTTTAACTTTATGGACAACAATGTTTGTTTAGTTGTTTTCATAAAGGTTGAATTTTGAACTGGAATGCCAGTCTTGTTTCTCTCTCTCTTGTATATCAAAAGCCGATTTTGTATCCTCACACATTAGCTTATAAATGAAGTTTAGGCTTGCTTAGATACTGGGTTCTTCTATGTTATCAATCATGGAATTGGCAATTAATTCATGGAGGAGGTTTTCTTCCAAcacaaagtttttttttatttttttgctttttttaTTTGCCCGTGGAAGAAAAGATGAGGCTTTTAAGGAATGGGAAAAAAAGAGGCTATACTCCTGTTTTTTATTAACACTTGGATCCTATCAATCAAATACATGGTTGGTGCTATTCCCTGCTACTTTCGTCTTTCTTGTGGTttatgatattgtatttgtaatATATATTAAGGAAGTGGTCCTTTAGAGAATCATCATGATATCTTTAGTATGGCAGTGCTACGGctcttttgtttttcaaaaatataatttcctccacgatattattatattaatagcTCGATTGTTTAGCTTCTGTGTATTTTTTTAGCTTATTTCTAAAATACACATCAGTTTAATGTGATATTGGTATGAAcactaatgttttttttttacattaatgTTTTAATTCTTGAAGTGTTTTTTTATATATCAGACTACTCCTGAATTTGTTTAATGGTATCATACGTTAAAatgttaaactctattatatTCCTCTAGATTACGggaatataattattataatatccCCATTCCAATATATGATTTACAAATCTTGTTTTTAGATGTCAAATCTGTCATGTGCTCGagcatgtgcctctgtcaagtctttttcaaaaattagcaACGCCATCTTATCGATTCGAATAGATTTAGGCACAGTTGCATCAATTAGTGAATCAAGACTATTGAACCCCACAGATTCGGCCATTTTGGATTGTTGCTCCGGCGTGGCAGAGCTATGGCGGTGGGGTAAGGTGCCGCTCGGCTTCAAGGCCTCAACAGAAATGGATCGGGTGCTCGTGTAATGCACCTCAAAGGTATACATTTTTGGAAAACATGATGTAACTTGCATTTGAATTATGAAACAGTATATGACATTTCTTTAGAAGAGTGCTTAACAAGGAATCAAAGCTCTTGCTTTTGTTAGACTATAACAAGGAATCAAAGCTCTTGCTCTTGTTAGATTATGAATCAGGCATTGAAACAACCGTAAATACACACGAGCTCTATCCAAACAACCATgtacattaaattaataataaaatatttatcttatGGTACCGAAAATGCTTAGTCGTTGTACATGTGTGCAAATGTATTAGGTTATCTGCATTCGTTATTGTTATAACATCAACCACCTCATCAAAAAATCTAGGATTCAAATGTTACATACACATTATATTAACACACATTATATTAACACAGCTAGTCTCTCACATTCATTTGCGAAGTATCTTTGGAAAGGATTGATTAATGTGTTTGGAAAGGACTGATTAATGTGTTTGgatgtttgaaataatttgtGAAACGTGTGAGTATTTATAgatgaatatttaatttttttattaaatttgccg
This Primulina eburnea isolate SZY01 chromosome 2, ASM2296580v1, whole genome shotgun sequence DNA region includes the following protein-coding sequences:
- the LOC140823879 gene encoding uncharacterized protein isoform X1 produces the protein MGRDRDISRSPLHRRRYSPSPSPVRFGRRSRRDRNRSPYSRSRWRSRSLSYERHRSRSRTKNRHKSRSPTLKGNERQQKNSNSVSSLNVSPSVISGSKETKDASEKLREEEEKKRRQQEAELELVEEETTKRVAEAIQKKVEERLYSVELNLEIEELLKEGRKKLVSEVAAQLEKEKESTLAEARQKEEQTRREKQELEQLLEENRRKVEESQRREASEQQIREEERYEELVELQRKKEEALRRKKKQEEEERANQMKLLGKNKSRPKLSFALGLK
- the LOC140823879 gene encoding uncharacterized protein isoform X2 — protein: MVHTVYSLQYLRWRSRSLSYERHRSRSRTKNRHKSRSPTLKGNERQQKNSNSVSSLNVSPSVISGSKETKDASEKLREEEEKKRRQQEAELELVEEETTKRVAEAIQKKVEERLYSVELNLEIEELLKEGRKKLVSEVAAQLEKEKESTLAEARQKEEQTRREKQELEQLLEENRRKVEESQRREASEQQIREEERYEELVELQRKKEEALRRKKKQEEEERANQMKLLGKNKSRPKLSFALGLK
- the LOC140823881 gene encoding kinetochore protein NUF2 homolog, translated to MSKFEYPRLPRHEIIAVLAENQIAAVSEADLLHPDPDFICNVYTHILVHVDALLEDYGQMEFGALEQLENPDTHVHSIQLMNLYNKIRELVTAINCPKSFTPKDLIKPEPDRTEHFLSALLNFYLHRETKINLLNPLGSDFNLFEERKLAAEARISQLNAEISECEESRQKELPLVQEVNSKVNELRQNVSSLNTHQRSLKASTKKLKDKAKESDEKISNAEFALVQCVQENANLRSKIVQSPDKLQRAVEEKKLIKTETKDAERAAIQLYRDKTTMVEAYSKACKKLYKHLAQMQAIQEQVNSGKTVEKDVKVLKSKLGDDGVLNKSLEAKLVELQAKVDQSKENKRQLEKERALNHEEVGKELSNVKLEVESNRRDLESRQRQVELMVAEADAIVSKISSVKEDDGAKMQELSQKYDEILTEFYRYSKLISNLLPAPE